One region of Pseudomonas sp. B21-040 genomic DNA includes:
- the xdhA gene encoding xanthine dehydrogenase small subunit, whose amino-acid sequence MIQFLLNQELRSEHALDPNLTVLNYLRDHVGKPGTKEGCASGDCGACTVVVGELQTDDDGREHIRYRSLNSCLTFVSSLHGKQLISVEDLKHKGQLHSVQQAMVECHGSQCGFCTPGFVMSLFALQKNSDQPDAHKAHEALAGNLCRCTGYRPILEAAQQSCCGKKPDQFDAREAETIARLKAIAPTAIGELNSGDKRCLVPLTVADLADLYDAYPQARLLAGGTDLALEVTQFHRTLPVMIYVGNVAEMKRIERFDDRLEIGAATALSDCYEALNAEYPDFGELLQRFASLQIRNQGTLGGNIGNASPIGDSPPLLIALGAQIVLCKGETRRTLALEDYFIDYRVTARQESEFIEKIIVPRASAEQLFRAYKVSKRLDDDISAVCAAFNIRVENGVIADARVAFGGMAAIPKRASTCEAMLAGAPFNSATVERACAALAEDFTPLSDFRASKEYRLLSAQNLLRKYFIELQTPHIETRVTAYV is encoded by the coding sequence GTGATCCAGTTTTTACTTAACCAGGAACTCCGTAGTGAGCACGCCCTGGACCCAAACCTGACCGTGCTCAATTATCTGCGCGACCATGTGGGCAAACCCGGCACCAAAGAAGGCTGCGCCAGCGGTGACTGTGGCGCCTGCACCGTGGTGGTCGGCGAGTTGCAAACGGATGACGATGGCCGCGAACACATTCGTTATCGCAGCCTCAATTCGTGCCTGACGTTCGTCTCGTCACTGCACGGCAAACAATTGATCAGCGTTGAAGACCTCAAGCACAAAGGCCAACTGCACAGCGTGCAACAAGCCATGGTCGAGTGCCACGGCTCGCAATGCGGTTTCTGCACCCCCGGCTTTGTCATGTCGCTGTTCGCCCTGCAAAAGAACAGTGATCAACCGGACGCGCACAAGGCCCACGAAGCGCTGGCCGGCAACCTGTGCCGCTGCACCGGCTACCGACCGATCCTGGAAGCGGCCCAACAGTCCTGCTGCGGTAAAAAACCGGATCAGTTCGACGCCCGTGAAGCAGAGACCATCGCGCGCCTGAAAGCCATCGCCCCCACCGCCATCGGCGAACTCAACAGTGGCGACAAGCGCTGCCTGGTGCCGTTGACTGTCGCCGACCTGGCCGACCTCTATGACGCTTATCCACAAGCCCGCCTGCTGGCCGGCGGCACGGACCTGGCGCTGGAAGTCACGCAGTTCCACCGTACCTTGCCGGTGATGATCTATGTCGGCAACGTCGCCGAGATGAAGCGCATCGAGCGCTTCGACGATCGCCTGGAAATCGGCGCCGCCACCGCCCTCTCCGATTGCTACGAAGCGCTGAACGCCGAATACCCGGATTTCGGTGAACTGCTGCAACGCTTTGCGTCCCTGCAGATCCGCAACCAGGGCACCCTCGGCGGCAACATCGGCAACGCCTCGCCTATTGGCGACTCACCTCCCCTGCTGATCGCCCTCGGTGCGCAGATCGTGCTGTGCAAAGGTGAAACCCGTCGCACCCTGGCGCTGGAGGATTACTTCATCGATTACCGGGTGACGGCGCGCCAGGAAAGCGAGTTCATCGAGAAGATCATCGTGCCGCGTGCCAGCGCCGAACAACTGTTCCGCGCCTACAAGGTGTCCAAGCGTCTGGACGATGATATTTCCGCGGTCTGTGCCGCGTTCAACATCCGTGTGGAAAACGGCGTGATCGCCGATGCCCGCGTGGCTTTCGGCGGCATGGCGGCCATCCCGAAACGTGCCAGCACCTGCGAAGCCATGTTGGCTGGTGCACCGTTCAACAGCGCCACCGTCGAGCGCGCCTGCGCCGCACTGGCCGAAGATTTCACCCCGCTGTCGGACTTCCGCGCGAGCAAGGAATACCGCCTGCTCAGCGCGCAGAACCTGCTGCGCAAATACTTCATCGAACTGCAAACACCGCACATCGAGACTCGGGTGACCGCTTATGTCTAA
- a CDS encoding GntR family transcriptional regulator translates to MTFKAPDSLAEQIAHHLAERIIRGEMKPGERIQEQKVTLALNVSRGSVREALLILERRHLIAILPRRGAHVTELTPHKVQSLCTLMGEMYILLANAVASGWKVQADLAPFVQIQQRLAASYERQDIHTFVDDSFSVMRATYPFANNPYLQETVENLQPAMSRAYFLALDQRKASMSEYLELFERLLAAVIARDFAQIREVLTAYGQRSCDLVISALTDA, encoded by the coding sequence ATGACGTTCAAGGCGCCGGACAGCCTCGCCGAGCAAATTGCTCACCACCTCGCCGAACGCATCATTCGCGGCGAAATGAAGCCCGGGGAGCGCATTCAGGAACAGAAGGTCACGCTGGCTCTCAATGTCAGCCGCGGTTCGGTCCGCGAAGCCTTGCTGATCCTTGAGCGCCGTCACTTGATCGCGATCCTGCCGCGACGTGGCGCCCATGTGACCGAGCTCACCCCGCACAAGGTGCAGAGCCTGTGCACGCTGATGGGCGAGATGTACATCCTGCTCGCCAATGCCGTGGCCAGTGGCTGGAAAGTCCAGGCCGACCTGGCGCCGTTCGTGCAAATACAGCAGCGTTTGGCTGCCAGTTACGAACGCCAGGACATCCACACCTTCGTCGACGACAGTTTCAGCGTGATGCGCGCCACGTATCCATTTGCCAACAATCCGTATCTGCAGGAAACCGTCGAGAATCTGCAGCCAGCCATGAGCCGTGCTTACTTCCTTGCCCTGGATCAGCGCAAGGCGTCGATGAGCGAGTATCTGGAACTGTTCGAGCGCTTGCTCGCAGCCGTGATTGCCCGCGATTTTGCGCAGATCCGTGAAGTGCTGACCGCTTACGGCCAGCGCAGTTGCGATCTGGTGATCTCTGCCCTGACGGACGCCTAA
- the zipA gene encoding cell division protein ZipA, with the protein MEIGLREWLIVIGIIVIAGILFDGWRRMRGGKGKLKFRLDRSLSNLPDEDTSAELLGPPRVLDNHKEPQLDEHDLPSVSMPAREPRESGSKRGKRGHGEPSQGDMNLSLDLDGGPSFSSRDDDFPDDTKASPAVSEKDQPQAEEVLVISVICRDAAGFKGPALLQNILESGLRFGEMDIFHRHESMAGNGEVLFSMANAVKPGVFDLDDIDHFSTPAVSFFLGLPGPRHPKQAFDVMVAAARKLSQELNGELKDDQRSVLTAQTIEHYRQRIVEFERRALTQKR; encoded by the coding sequence ATGGAAATCGGTCTGCGCGAGTGGCTGATCGTCATCGGCATTATTGTCATTGCCGGTATTCTTTTTGATGGCTGGCGCCGTATGCGCGGTGGCAAGGGAAAACTGAAATTCCGTCTTGACCGAAGTTTGTCCAATCTGCCGGACGAGGACACCAGCGCCGAGCTGTTGGGCCCGCCGCGCGTGTTGGACAACCACAAAGAACCACAACTGGACGAGCACGATCTGCCGTCGGTGAGCATGCCTGCCCGTGAGCCCCGCGAATCGGGTTCCAAGCGTGGCAAGCGCGGCCATGGCGAGCCGTCGCAAGGCGACATGAACCTCAGCCTGGATCTGGACGGCGGCCCGAGCTTCAGCAGCCGTGACGACGATTTCCCGGATGACACCAAGGCCTCGCCAGCGGTCAGCGAAAAAGATCAGCCGCAAGCGGAAGAAGTGTTGGTGATCAGCGTAATTTGCCGTGACGCTGCCGGTTTCAAAGGCCCGGCGCTGCTGCAGAACATTCTGGAAAGCGGTTTGCGTTTCGGTGAAATGGACATCTTCCACCGTCACGAAAGCATGGCCGGCAATGGCGAGGTGCTGTTCTCAATGGCCAATGCGGTCAAGCCGGGCGTCTTTGATCTGGATGACATCGATCATTTCAGCACCCCGGCGGTGAGCTTCTTCCTCGGTCTGCCAGGCCCGCGTCATCCCAAGCAGGCCTTCGATGTGATGGTGGCCGCGGCGCGCAAACTGTCCCAGGAACTGAACGGCGAACTGAAAGACGACCAGCGCAGCGTGCTGACCGCCCAGACGATTGAGCACTACCGTCAGCGCATCGTTGAATTCGAGCGTCGCGCCCTGACCCAGAAGCGTTGA
- the ligA gene encoding NAD-dependent DNA ligase LigA, with the protein MTAAKNRILELRAELDQHNYRYHVLDEPSIPDAEYDRLFHELKALEADHPELITSDSPTQRVGSAALSAFTQVRHEVPMLSLGNAFEETDMREFDRRVTEGLDLPVGDLFGGGAAVEYSCEPKLDGLAVSLLYQDGVLVRGATRGDGTTGEDISINVRTVRNIPLKLHGTGWPATLEVRGEVFMSKAGFERLNATQLEVGGKTFANPRNAAAGSLRQLDSKITANRPLEFCCYGIGQISADIADTHIGNLKQLQVWGMPISHELKLAHGIDECLDYYRDIGERRNALAYEIDGVVFKVNSIASQRELGFRAREPRWAIAHKFPAMEELTELLDVEFQVGRTGAVTPVARLKPVKVAGVTVANATLHNMDEVARLGLMIGDTVIIRRAGDVIPQVVQVVLERRPENARPVQIPEQCPVCGSHVERTQLVKRSKGRETVSEGAVYRCVGRLACGAQLKQAIIHFVSRRAMDIEGLGDKSVEQLVDEGLVSSPADLYALKFDDIVDLEGFAELSSNKLLSAIEDSKKPSLARFIYALGIPDVGEETAKVLARSLGSLERVRQALPQVLTYLPDVGLEVAYEIHSFFEDAHNQQVIAELLKHGLQIQDQGELGAEFAASTTLGGFLDKLHIPSVGPGGAQKLADKFGSLEAVMSADWLDMRQALPEKQANSVREFFAVEDNRQLAQAAEQQLRDFGMHWLSEKKVVEGLPLAGQTWVLTGSLELMSRDIAKDKLESLGAKVAGSVSAKTHCVVAGPGAGSKLAKANELGLKVLDEEAFVEFLKQHGISV; encoded by the coding sequence ATGACCGCCGCCAAAAACCGCATTCTAGAGCTGCGCGCTGAGCTGGATCAGCACAATTACCGTTACCACGTGCTGGACGAGCCCAGTATTCCGGACGCTGAATACGACCGCTTGTTCCACGAGCTCAAAGCCCTTGAAGCGGACCATCCCGAACTGATCACCAGCGATTCGCCGACCCAGCGCGTGGGCAGCGCCGCGTTGTCTGCGTTCACGCAAGTGCGTCACGAAGTACCGATGCTCAGCCTTGGCAACGCCTTCGAAGAAACCGACATGCGCGAGTTCGATCGCCGGGTGACAGAAGGCCTGGATCTACCGGTCGGCGATCTGTTTGGTGGCGGCGCGGCGGTGGAATACAGCTGCGAGCCGAAGCTCGATGGCCTGGCGGTCAGCTTGCTGTATCAGGACGGCGTGCTGGTACGCGGCGCGACGCGCGGTGACGGCACCACTGGCGAAGACATCAGCATCAACGTGCGCACCGTGCGCAACATTCCGCTCAAGCTGCACGGCACTGGCTGGCCAGCGACCCTGGAAGTGCGCGGCGAAGTGTTCATGTCCAAGGCCGGTTTCGAACGGCTTAATGCCACGCAGCTGGAAGTCGGCGGCAAGACCTTCGCTAACCCGCGTAACGCCGCCGCCGGTAGCTTGCGCCAGCTGGATTCCAAGATCACCGCCAACCGTCCGCTGGAATTCTGCTGCTATGGCATCGGCCAGATTTCGGCGGACATCGCCGACACACACATCGGCAATCTCAAGCAACTCCAGGTGTGGGGCATGCCGATCAGCCACGAGCTGAAACTGGCGCACGGCATCGACGAATGCCTGGATTACTACCGCGACATCGGCGAGCGCCGCAACGCCCTGGCGTATGAGATTGACGGCGTGGTGTTCAAGGTCAACAGCATCGCCTCGCAGCGGGAGCTGGGTTTTCGCGCTCGCGAGCCGCGCTGGGCGATCGCGCACAAATTCCCGGCCATGGAAGAACTCACCGAGTTGCTCGACGTGGAATTCCAGGTCGGTCGTACCGGCGCTGTCACGCCAGTGGCGCGCTTGAAACCGGTCAAGGTGGCCGGCGTCACCGTGGCCAATGCGACGTTGCACAACATGGACGAAGTCGCGCGTTTGGGCCTGATGATCGGCGACACGGTGATCATCCGTCGCGCCGGAGATGTGATTCCCCAAGTGGTGCAAGTGGTGCTCGAGCGCCGTCCGGAAAATGCCCGGCCGGTGCAGATTCCCGAGCAGTGCCCGGTGTGCGGCTCACACGTCGAGCGCACGCAATTGGTCAAGCGCAGTAAAGGTCGCGAGACCGTCAGCGAAGGCGCGGTGTACCGTTGCGTCGGTCGTCTGGCCTGCGGGGCGCAGCTCAAGCAGGCGATCATTCACTTCGTTTCCCGTCGCGCGATGGACATCGAAGGCCTGGGTGACAAGAGCGTCGAGCAACTGGTCGACGAAGGCCTGGTCAGTTCGCCAGCCGATCTGTATGCCCTGAAGTTCGACGACATCGTCGACCTGGAAGGTTTTGCCGAACTGTCGAGCAACAAACTGCTGAGCGCCATCGAGGACAGCAAGAAGCCAAGCCTGGCGCGCTTTATCTATGCGCTCGGGATTCCTGATGTCGGTGAGGAGACGGCCAAGGTGCTGGCGCGCTCTCTCGGCTCGCTGGAGCGAGTTCGGCAGGCGTTGCCGCAAGTGCTCACGTACTTGCCGGATGTCGGCCTGGAAGTGGCGTATGAGATCCACAGTTTCTTTGAAGATGCGCACAACCAGCAGGTGATCGCGGAACTGCTCAAGCACGGCCTGCAGATTCAGGATCAGGGCGAGCTCGGTGCTGAGTTTGCCGCGAGTACCACGCTGGGCGGCTTCCTCGACAAGTTGCACATTCCGTCGGTGGGGCCGGGCGGGGCACAGAAGCTGGCGGACAAGTTTGGGTCGCTGGAAGCGGTGATGAGCGCTGACTGGCTGGACATGCGTCAGGCGCTGCCAGAGAAGCAGGCCAATTCAGTTCGCGAGTTTTTTGCCGTTGAAGACAATCGCCAGCTTGCGCAGGCGGCCGAGCAGCAGTTGCGCGATTTCGGCATGCACTGGCTGAGCGAGAAGAAAGTCGTCGAAGGCTTGCCACTGGCTGGGCAGACCTGGGTGCTGACCGGTTCGCTGGAGTTGATGAGTCGCGACATCGCCAAGGACAAACTTGAAAGCCTCGGTGCCAAGGTGGCGGGCTCGGTGTCGGCCAAGACCCACTGCGTGGTGGCCGGGCCGGGCGCCGGTTCGAAGCTGGCCAAGGCCAATGAGTTGGGTTTGAAAGTGCTGGATGAAGAAGCGTTTGTCGAATTCCTGAAACAACACGGTATTTCTGTTTAG